One Novosphingobium sp. G106 DNA segment encodes these proteins:
- a CDS encoding acetyl-CoA C-acyltransferase, translating into MDPIVIVSAVRTPLGRFQGELAALQAPELGAHAIRSAVARAGIAPEDVDEVYMGCVLPAGQGQAPARQASRGAGLPDATGATTINKVCGSGMKATMLAHDLLLAGSADVIVAGGMESMSNAPYLLAKARSGYRVGHDQIFDHMMLDGLEDAYERGRPMGDFGEAAVELFQFTRADQDVYAQTTLTRAREAVSGGVFRAEIAPIEVPVKGGSKLVEDDEHPMKVSPERIPTLKPAFRLDGTITAASASANADGAAALVLMRRSEAEKRGLKVLAEIRGHATHSQAPEWYTTAPAPSIAKLLGRVGWTVDEVDLFEINEAFAVVAMGAAKELGIPREKLNVNGGACALGHPIGATGARIIVTLLHALEARGLRRGVASLCLGGGEATSIAIERPAA; encoded by the coding sequence ATGGATCCCATCGTCATCGTATCGGCCGTGCGGACACCGCTCGGGCGATTCCAGGGCGAGCTGGCGGCACTGCAGGCCCCCGAGCTGGGTGCCCATGCGATCCGGTCCGCCGTCGCCCGCGCGGGCATCGCGCCCGAGGACGTCGACGAGGTCTATATGGGCTGCGTCTTGCCGGCCGGGCAGGGCCAGGCCCCGGCGCGGCAGGCCTCGCGCGGTGCGGGGCTGCCCGATGCGACGGGCGCGACCACGATCAACAAGGTCTGCGGTTCGGGAATGAAGGCGACGATGCTCGCGCACGACCTGCTGCTGGCCGGCTCGGCCGACGTCATCGTCGCGGGCGGCATGGAGTCGATGTCCAACGCCCCCTACCTGCTAGCCAAGGCGCGCAGCGGCTACCGTGTCGGCCACGACCAGATCTTCGACCACATGATGCTCGACGGGCTGGAAGACGCTTACGAGCGTGGCCGGCCGATGGGCGATTTCGGCGAGGCTGCGGTCGAACTGTTTCAATTCACCCGCGCGGATCAAGATGTCTATGCGCAGACTACGCTGACGCGGGCGCGGGAGGCCGTCTCGGGCGGCGTATTCCGTGCCGAAATCGCGCCGATCGAGGTGCCGGTGAAAGGCGGGAGCAAGCTGGTCGAGGACGACGAGCACCCGATGAAAGTCTCGCCCGAGCGGATCCCGACCCTGAAGCCCGCCTTCCGGCTCGACGGCACGATCACCGCCGCGAGCGCTTCGGCCAATGCCGACGGCGCGGCGGCGCTGGTGCTCATGCGCCGGTCCGAGGCTGAGAAACGGGGGCTGAAGGTCCTCGCCGAGATCCGCGGCCATGCCACCCATTCGCAGGCCCCCGAATGGTACACCACCGCGCCCGCGCCCTCGATAGCCAAGCTGCTGGGCCGCGTCGGCTGGACGGTGGACGAAGTCGACCTCTTCGAAATCAACGAGGCTTTCGCGGTCGTTGCGATGGGCGCTGCGAAGGAGCTCGGCATTCCTCGCGAAAAGCTCAATGTTAACGGCGGCGCCTGCGCCTTGGGCCATCCGATCGGCGCCACGGGCGCACGCATCATCGTGACCCTGCTCCATGCGCTCGAAGCCCGTGGGCTGCGCCGCGGCGTCGCCTCGCTCTGCCTCGGCGGCGGGGAGGCTACTTCAATCGCCATAGAGCGCCCCGCCGCCTGA
- a CDS encoding helix-turn-helix domain-containing protein has product MWTSSDITATPTPRDRDAEAIFAQLSGRWALQILMALGEGQLRFTDLRRAIPKVSANILTARLRELEAAELVERSTLPPPAAAQVYALAPLARELAPALDHLARWKERLSAGTDFSIGR; this is encoded by the coding sequence ATGTGGACATCGAGCGACATCACTGCAACGCCCACTCCGCGAGATAGAGATGCCGAGGCAATCTTCGCGCAGCTCTCGGGGCGGTGGGCGCTGCAGATACTCATGGCGCTCGGCGAGGGGCAGCTTCGCTTTACCGATCTTCGCCGCGCCATTCCGAAAGTCAGCGCAAACATCCTGACCGCCCGGCTCCGCGAACTCGAAGCGGCGGAGCTGGTGGAGCGCAGCACCTTGCCACCGCCGGCGGCGGCGCAGGTCTATGCGCTAGCCCCGCTCGCCAGGGAACTGGCCCCCGCCCTCGACCATCTCGCGCGCTGGAAGGAACGCCTTTCTGCTGGTACCGACTTTTCGATCGGGAGATAG
- a CDS encoding methylated-DNA--[protein]-cysteine S-methyltransferase: MTSHHVFETAAGFAAIGWNASGICSFRLPAASSASAERALLKRFPGSTRTAPPAEIAAIVALACRYFAGEQVDFSAAPVDIGEQEPFFARVYAHVRGIGWGETTTYGTVAKALGEGPEAARAVGQAMANNPVPLIVPCHRVLAAGGKIGGFSAPGGSNSKAHMLELEGVATAPPQMGFGF, from the coding sequence GTGACCAGTCACCATGTCTTCGAGACCGCCGCCGGCTTCGCCGCGATCGGCTGGAATGCATCGGGCATCTGCAGCTTCCGCCTGCCCGCAGCATCCTCTGCGTCAGCGGAACGGGCCCTGCTCAAACGCTTCCCGGGCTCAACCCGCACCGCGCCGCCGGCAGAGATCGCCGCAATCGTGGCTCTCGCCTGTCGGTACTTCGCCGGCGAACAGGTCGACTTTTCGGCCGCGCCCGTCGACATCGGCGAGCAGGAGCCCTTCTTCGCGCGGGTCTATGCCCATGTCCGCGGGATCGGCTGGGGCGAGACGACGACCTATGGCACGGTCGCCAAGGCACTCGGCGAGGGCCCAGAGGCCGCCCGCGCGGTCGGCCAGGCCATGGCGAACAACCCCGTGCCGCTGATCGTCCCCTGCCACCGCGTTCTCGCCGCAGGCGGCAAGATCGGGGGCTTCTCGGCGCCCGGCGGCTCGAACTCGAAAGCGCATATGCTCGAATTGGAAGGCGTCGCTACTGCGCCGCCGCAAATGGGCTTCGGCTTCTGA
- a CDS encoding TetR/AcrR family transcriptional regulator, whose translation MGRAAGTDTREAIIAAATVTVMTDGYNALSFRDLASDVGIKSASVHHHFPTKGDLAEVLVGRFCEGFVERMEPLTALSFEEAIDGYVTLFRTAFVGRNRMCLAGMMSAEVSALPKAAQQRLEEFTEAHKAFLRTVLAKKHKRMITDELDARAMAIFAAMEGAQLVVRGLGGNVAVFDGIIDSYRSASLLS comes from the coding sequence ATGGGAAGAGCAGCAGGCACCGACACTCGCGAGGCAATCATCGCCGCAGCGACCGTCACCGTCATGACGGACGGATACAACGCGCTGAGCTTTCGCGACCTCGCGAGCGACGTCGGGATCAAGAGCGCCAGCGTACACCATCATTTCCCGACCAAGGGCGATCTTGCGGAAGTGCTGGTCGGGCGCTTTTGCGAGGGCTTCGTCGAGCGGATGGAGCCGTTGACCGCGCTGTCCTTCGAGGAGGCGATCGATGGCTACGTCACCTTGTTCCGCACGGCCTTCGTGGGCCGGAACCGGATGTGCCTGGCCGGCATGATGTCGGCAGAGGTCAGCGCGCTGCCCAAGGCCGCGCAGCAGCGGCTCGAGGAGTTCACCGAGGCACACAAGGCCTTCCTGCGGACCGTGCTGGCGAAGAAACACAAACGCATGATCACGGACGAGCTGGACGCCCGCGCCATGGCGATCTTCGCGGCCATGGAAGGGGCGCAGCTGGTGGTCCGCGGTCTCGGTGGCAATGTCGCGGTCTTCGACGGGATCATCGACAGCTACAGGTCGGCCAGCCTGCTGTCCTGA
- a CDS encoding LysR family transcriptional regulator, with product MNLRRLRLFLQTAAEGSISRAARDQGLAQPALTRQIQLLEAEIGAQLFERSPRGLRLTDTGQFLKDALELPLSEIETALGSARSFATHVRASLTIGMPPAISELFGGRLVARLREALPNIALRVVEEDSSKLAFDLSRRLIDAAVLVSIIPEQRVSRAQVLSEPLLLVGAPQSAALAQGSVALRRLEELPLILPSGGSGLRINLERAAEAAAIKIVPAMEVDSIELTKRLLREGAHYAILPERAFRAEAEAGLLSGVAILDPQLTQPVLWAVKPDWRLPRAVYNELERVLIEEWYDAVTSGEWPAEWVFDFAILSIPFARKIDA from the coding sequence ATGAACCTTCGCCGCCTGCGCCTATTCCTGCAGACCGCCGCCGAGGGGTCGATTAGCCGCGCGGCGCGCGATCAAGGTCTCGCACAGCCGGCACTGACCCGGCAGATACAACTCCTCGAAGCGGAAATCGGCGCGCAACTGTTCGAACGTTCGCCGCGCGGCCTGCGTCTGACCGATACGGGGCAGTTCCTCAAGGACGCACTCGAACTGCCGCTGAGCGAGATCGAGACGGCGCTGGGCAGCGCCCGGTCCTTCGCCACCCATGTCCGCGCGTCGCTGACCATCGGCATGCCGCCCGCGATCTCCGAACTGTTCGGCGGGCGCCTGGTGGCCCGGCTGCGCGAGGCGCTGCCGAATATTGCCCTGCGGGTCGTCGAGGAGGATTCGAGCAAGCTCGCTTTCGATCTCTCGCGGCGGCTGATCGATGCGGCGGTGCTCGTGTCGATCATTCCCGAGCAGCGCGTGTCGCGCGCGCAAGTCCTGTCCGAGCCGCTGCTGCTGGTGGGTGCGCCGCAGTCCGCGGCCCTGGCCCAAGGATCGGTCGCGCTCCGCCGGCTGGAGGAACTGCCGCTGATCCTGCCGTCGGGCGGCTCGGGCCTGCGCATCAATCTCGAACGCGCGGCCGAAGCCGCTGCGATCAAGATCGTGCCCGCCATGGAGGTCGATTCGATCGAGCTGACCAAGCGGCTGCTGCGCGAAGGAGCGCATTACGCCATCCTGCCCGAACGCGCCTTTCGCGCCGAGGCTGAAGCCGGCCTGCTGTCCGGCGTGGCCATTCTCGATCCGCAACTGACCCAGCCGGTGCTCTGGGCGGTGAAGCCCGACTGGCGGTTGCCGCGGGCGGTCTACAATGAGCTCGAAAGGGTTCTGATCGAGGAATGGTACGACGCCGTCACCTCGGGCGAGTGGCCAGCCGAATGGGTTTTCGACTTCGCTATCCTCTCGATCCCCTTTGCCCGCAAGATCGACGCATAG
- a CDS encoding molybdopterin-dependent oxidoreductase, with product MAIIEKKSFCRICGSGCGIVVTLDGQQALKVRADEDHPVSRGYTCPKGRAIATDHHRAERLEGPMIRVDGELQPTTWDRLLDDLAPKLKTIIATTGPVGVGTFIGGGGFLDASGFYSLLTFGKTIGTPSSYSDMTIDSVSKALAGELFAGISGLEPRADLARTKMVIFIGTNPVISHTRTIQMHAPTAAMRDMRAHGAELWTIDPRKCETAMRSDGFIQPRPGLDYAVLGHAIRELLIDGADRDYIANHAQDADKLAAAVNRFTLDYTSKVAGVEKTTLEAFVAAIRKAGRLSVETGTGVTMQRAGNVTGWLALALMAVTGSLDREGGSWVNPGRIMRKDKMDFPAAPEDGWNRPGPKSRPELRGTHGDFPCAAIPDEIAAGNLRAMMVWGGNLEVCLPETARSYAALKDLEVLGVFDVRGNRTVDIATHVMPTKGQLERSDMSFVTDTSFPLLVTQYTPALIEPLGDRKAFWWILGELGKRMEIDFFPGFDHEAGTDDTFLAYILGLFGHDFEELKEKRLLVEEPVIGWVQKFVDEKMGGWRLAPRLLAEQLAGFEQRESEHDSEALILIPRRQKYHENSKLIDLRDPPQVMMNSVDALKRGFAEGALIRVSTVSGKVERPLKIDDTLRPGVINIPHGWSDEMNVNNLTSTTREVDPITGMLLFSGLEVSVEAVVPVPA from the coding sequence ATGGCGATTATCGAGAAGAAGTCTTTCTGCCGCATCTGCGGATCGGGTTGCGGGATCGTCGTCACGCTCGACGGCCAGCAGGCGCTCAAGGTCCGGGCCGACGAGGATCATCCGGTCTCGCGCGGCTACACCTGCCCCAAGGGGCGCGCCATCGCGACCGACCACCATCGCGCGGAGCGCCTCGAAGGTCCGATGATCCGGGTGGACGGCGAACTGCAGCCGACGACCTGGGATCGCCTGCTCGACGATCTCGCCCCCAAGCTGAAGACTATCATCGCTACGACCGGACCGGTCGGCGTCGGCACTTTCATCGGCGGCGGCGGCTTCCTGGACGCCAGCGGTTTCTACAGCCTGCTGACCTTCGGCAAGACGATCGGCACGCCTTCGTCCTACAGCGACATGACGATCGATTCGGTGTCCAAGGCGCTGGCGGGCGAGCTGTTCGCGGGGATTTCCGGGCTGGAGCCGCGCGCGGACCTGGCCAGGACCAAGATGGTGATCTTCATCGGCACGAACCCGGTGATCTCGCACACCCGCACGATCCAGATGCATGCGCCGACCGCTGCGATGCGAGACATGCGCGCGCACGGTGCCGAACTGTGGACGATCGATCCGCGCAAGTGCGAGACGGCGATGCGATCGGACGGCTTCATCCAGCCGCGTCCGGGGCTCGACTACGCGGTGCTCGGCCATGCGATCCGCGAGCTGCTGATCGACGGCGCCGACCGCGACTACATCGCCAATCACGCGCAAGACGCCGACAAGCTGGCGGCAGCCGTCAACCGCTTCACGCTCGACTATACCAGCAAGGTTGCCGGGGTCGAGAAGACGACCCTGGAGGCCTTCGTCGCGGCGATCCGCAAGGCCGGGCGGCTCTCGGTCGAGACCGGCACCGGCGTCACCATGCAGCGTGCCGGCAACGTCACCGGCTGGCTGGCCCTGGCGCTGATGGCGGTGACCGGCTCGCTCGACCGCGAGGGCGGCTCCTGGGTCAATCCCGGACGCATCATGCGCAAGGACAAGATGGACTTCCCCGCCGCGCCCGAGGACGGCTGGAACCGGCCCGGCCCGAAAAGCCGCCCCGAACTGCGCGGCACGCACGGCGACTTCCCTTGCGCGGCGATCCCCGACGAGATCGCCGCCGGCAACCTGCGCGCGATGATGGTCTGGGGCGGCAACCTGGAAGTCTGCCTGCCCGAGACGGCGCGCTCCTATGCCGCGCTCAAGGATCTGGAAGTCCTGGGCGTGTTCGACGTGCGCGGCAACCGCACCGTCGACATCGCCACCCACGTCATGCCGACCAAGGGCCAGCTCGAACGCTCGGACATGAGCTTCGTCACCGACACCTCGTTCCCCCTGCTGGTCACGCAATACACCCCGGCGCTGATCGAGCCACTTGGTGATCGCAAGGCCTTCTGGTGGATCCTGGGCGAACTGGGGAAGCGGATGGAAATCGATTTCTTCCCAGGCTTCGACCACGAGGCCGGCACCGACGATACGTTCCTTGCCTATATCCTCGGCCTGTTCGGCCACGATTTCGAGGAGCTGAAAGAAAAGCGCCTGCTCGTCGAGGAGCCGGTGATCGGCTGGGTGCAGAAGTTCGTCGACGAGAAGATGGGCGGCTGGCGCCTCGCGCCGCGGCTGCTGGCCGAACAGCTGGCGGGCTTCGAACAGCGCGAGAGCGAGCACGATTCCGAAGCGCTGATCCTGATACCGCGGCGCCAGAAGTATCACGAGAATTCGAAGCTGATCGATCTGCGCGATCCGCCGCAGGTGATGATGAATTCGGTCGATGCGCTGAAACGGGGCTTCGCGGAAGGCGCGCTGATCAGGGTCAGCACGGTCAGCGGCAAGGTCGAGCGGCCACTGAAGATCGACGACACGCTGCGGCCCGGGGTCATCAACATCCCGCACGGCTGGTCCGACGAAATGAATGTCAACAACCTCACCAGTACCACCCGCGAGGTCGATCCGATCACCGGCATGCTGCTCTTTTCGGGCCTCGAAGTGTCGGTCGAAGCGGTCGTGCCGGTGCCGGCCTAG
- a CDS encoding SDR family NAD(P)-dependent oxidoreductase: MDLQLGGKRALVTGSSSGIGEETARLLVGEGARVVVHGRNRERAERIAAEIGAAGVAIGDLSIIDEVEAVYGEARAALGGNIEVLINNAGGSTTNNATRAPADTPIEDYVTNFRSNTLGAIRLCQLAVPEMVAARFGRIVNVSSAVATQPNALGADYSAAKSALNNFTVSLAGSLKGVNVTANVLQPGMVMADGLLRYGREKYGDSEMSIDSVTQRLAADGVFDLPPVGRLGTPRDLAFVACMLASPMSGFVSGANYRVDGGMVRGLN; encoded by the coding sequence ATGGACCTTCAGCTTGGCGGCAAACGGGCCCTGGTGACCGGGAGCAGCAGCGGGATCGGCGAGGAGACCGCCCGCCTGCTGGTCGGCGAAGGCGCCCGCGTCGTGGTGCACGGCCGGAACCGCGAGCGCGCCGAGCGCATAGCCGCCGAGATCGGCGCCGCGGGTGTCGCGATCGGCGACCTGTCGATCATCGACGAGGTCGAGGCGGTCTATGGCGAAGCCCGAGCTGCCTTGGGCGGCAACATCGAAGTGCTGATCAACAATGCCGGGGGCAGCACCACGAACAACGCCACCCGTGCCCCGGCCGACACCCCCATCGAGGACTACGTCACCAACTTCCGCTCGAACACGCTCGGCGCGATCCGCCTGTGCCAGCTCGCCGTGCCCGAGATGGTGGCGGCGCGGTTCGGCCGGATCGTCAACGTATCGAGCGCGGTCGCGACCCAGCCAAACGCGCTCGGCGCCGACTATTCGGCCGCCAAGTCGGCGCTCAACAATTTCACGGTCAGCCTCGCCGGGTCGCTCAAGGGCGTGAACGTCACGGCCAACGTGCTCCAGCCCGGGATGGTCATGGCCGACGGCCTGCTGCGCTACGGCCGCGAGAAGTACGGCGATTCCGAGATGTCGATCGACTCGGTGACGCAGCGGCTCGCAGCGGACGGCGTGTTCGATCTGCCGCCGGTCGGCCGGCTCGGTACGCCGCGCGATCTTGCCTTTGTCGCCTGCATGCTGGCGAGCCCGATGTCCGGCTTCGTCAGCGGCGCCAACTACCGTGTGGACGGAGGCATGGTGCGCGGCCTGAACTGA
- a CDS encoding molybdopterin-dependent oxidoreductase, with amino-acid sequence MGLIEKKSFCRVCGSACGIIVELDGERVVKVRGDEDHPITRGYTCPKGRNLAADHAREDRLEVPLMRVGDQLEATNWDSLLDDLAARLKTILDESGPRAIGLFTGGGGYLDCSGHLSSMAFAQVLGTPSNYSDMTIDNVPKVLIPELMAGIPGLMSRADTAHCNMLIFMGTNPVISHGHTWTLNSPTAALRNITGRGAEIWVIDPRRTETAQRSTRYLASRPGMDYVVLGFLIRELLEDGADRAFIEQHTQGVQQLREAVTRFTAARASALSGIPEEELGELLAAVRRNGQVSVDTGTGVTMSRAGNMTQWLSWALMLITGSLDREGGAWIHPGAISRMDKMDIPAAPESGWGQPGPDSRPDLPSIAGNYPCAAIPDEIAAGNLRAMVVFGGNIEPCLPETGRTYDALKQLEVLATFDVRPTRTTDISTHVMPGKHQLERSDLTYVTESYFQLLSTQYTPPMVPVVGDRKGVWWVIGQLGKRMGIDFFPGLDVDNADDETVVDYITGRSPMTFEGLRENRMVNREPVIGWMEDYVDAKIGGWRLAPPSLVAQLKDFEGWESVQKPGDLVLIPRRQKYHENSKMLDLRDKPHVFLNPEDAESGGFTEGELVEVRSVNGFLRGTVKIDASLRQGALNVPHGWSDEFNVNRLTGTRECDPLTGMVLYSGLPVSLHAMAKTG; translated from the coding sequence GTGGGACTGATCGAGAAGAAATCGTTCTGCCGGGTCTGCGGGTCCGCCTGCGGCATCATCGTCGAGCTCGACGGCGAGCGCGTCGTCAAGGTACGCGGCGACGAGGACCATCCCATCACGCGCGGCTATACCTGCCCCAAGGGCCGCAACCTGGCGGCGGACCACGCGCGCGAGGACCGGCTCGAAGTGCCGCTGATGCGCGTCGGCGATCAGCTGGAAGCGACGAATTGGGACAGCCTGCTCGATGACCTGGCGGCCAGGCTCAAGACCATCCTCGACGAATCTGGCCCCCGTGCAATCGGCCTGTTCACCGGCGGCGGCGGCTATCTCGACTGCAGCGGGCACCTGAGCTCGATGGCTTTCGCCCAGGTGCTAGGGACGCCGTCGAACTACAGCGACATGACCATCGACAACGTCCCCAAAGTGCTGATCCCCGAGCTGATGGCTGGCATCCCCGGCCTGATGAGCCGCGCCGATACGGCACACTGCAACATGCTGATATTCATGGGCACCAACCCGGTCATCTCGCACGGCCACACCTGGACCCTGAACAGCCCGACTGCGGCCCTGCGCAACATCACCGGGCGCGGCGCCGAGATCTGGGTGATCGACCCGCGGCGCACCGAGACCGCGCAGCGCTCGACCCGCTACCTCGCCTCGCGGCCGGGCATGGACTACGTGGTGCTCGGCTTCCTGATCCGCGAACTGCTGGAGGACGGCGCCGACCGTGCCTTCATCGAACAACACACCCAGGGCGTCCAGCAGCTGCGCGAGGCGGTCACGCGCTTCACCGCGGCCCGCGCGAGCGCGCTCAGCGGCATTCCTGAGGAAGAGCTCGGCGAACTGCTGGCCGCAGTGCGGCGCAACGGCCAGGTCTCGGTCGATACCGGCACGGGCGTGACGATGTCGCGCGCGGGCAACATGACGCAATGGCTGAGCTGGGCGCTGATGCTGATCACCGGCTCGCTCGACCGCGAGGGCGGCGCCTGGATCCACCCCGGTGCGATCTCGCGCATGGACAAGATGGACATTCCAGCGGCGCCGGAAAGCGGCTGGGGCCAGCCCGGGCCGGACAGCCGCCCCGACCTGCCCTCGATCGCGGGCAACTATCCCTGCGCCGCGATCCCCGACGAAATCGCCGCGGGCAACCTGCGTGCAATGGTCGTCTTCGGCGGCAACATCGAGCCCTGCCTCCCCGAGACGGGCCGGACCTACGACGCGCTCAAGCAACTCGAGGTGCTGGCCACCTTCGACGTCCGGCCGACGCGGACCACAGACATCTCGACCCACGTCATGCCCGGCAAGCACCAGCTCGAACGGTCGGACCTGACCTATGTGACAGAGTCCTACTTCCAGCTCCTGTCGACCCAGTACACCCCGCCAATGGTCCCCGTGGTTGGCGATCGCAAGGGCGTGTGGTGGGTCATCGGCCAGCTCGGCAAGCGGATGGGGATCGACTTCTTCCCAGGCCTCGACGTCGACAATGCCGATGACGAAACCGTGGTCGACTACATCACCGGCCGCTCGCCGATGACCTTCGAGGGGCTGCGCGAGAACCGCATGGTCAACCGCGAACCGGTGATCGGCTGGATGGAAGACTACGTCGACGCCAAGATCGGCGGCTGGCGTCTGGCACCGCCGTCGCTCGTCGCGCAGCTCAAGGACTTCGAAGGCTGGGAAAGCGTGCAGAAGCCCGGCGATCTCGTGCTCATCCCGCGGCGGCAGAAGTATCACGAGAACTCGAAGATGCTCGACCTGCGCGACAAGCCGCATGTCTTCCTCAACCCGGAGGATGCCGAGAGCGGCGGCTTTACCGAAGGCGAACTCGTCGAGGTGCGCAGCGTCAACGGCTTCCTGCGCGGCACGGTCAAGATCGACGCCTCGCTGCGCCAGGGCGCGCTCAACGTGCCGCACGGCTGGTCCGACGAGTTCAACGTCAACCGCCTGACGGGCACGCGCGAGTGCGATCCGCTGACAGGAATGGTGCTCTATTCCGGCCTGCCGGTGTCGCTCCACGCGATGGCGAAAACCGGCTGA
- a CDS encoding AraC family transcriptional regulator, whose protein sequence is MSSARAYEIEAELEMDLGRVALVHERFATPLDICGSSGTYHLQLSMLPLTRTSISCYSDHWNPNRFEPMGDIFILPAQSATHTMAWCDEQRSLVCSIDPARADAWLGADFEWTDGSLVRSLNIASPEVRRLLHRVAAELENPGHASRILIEALVTQACVELSRYLREQDDRGAKGGLAPWRMRIVEQEIARNPGRASVEAIAQKCGFSVRQLSRAFRASRGQTLADYIAGNRIGLAREMLEDGASIKHTAHAAGYSSPCNFATAFQREIGCTPRVYRARQLARA, encoded by the coding sequence TTGAGCAGTGCGCGTGCCTACGAGATCGAGGCGGAACTCGAAATGGACCTGGGCCGCGTCGCCCTGGTGCATGAGCGTTTCGCCACGCCGCTCGACATCTGCGGAAGCAGCGGCACCTATCACCTCCAGCTCTCGATGCTGCCACTCACCCGCACCAGCATCAGTTGTTACAGCGACCATTGGAACCCCAATCGCTTCGAGCCGATGGGAGACATCTTCATCCTGCCGGCGCAATCGGCCACGCATACGATGGCTTGGTGCGACGAGCAGCGATCGCTGGTCTGCTCCATCGATCCTGCGCGCGCCGATGCCTGGCTGGGCGCGGATTTCGAATGGACCGACGGCAGCCTCGTGCGCAGCCTGAACATCGCCAGCCCGGAAGTCCGCCGCCTGCTGCACCGCGTCGCGGCGGAGCTGGAAAACCCCGGCCACGCCAGCCGCATCCTGATCGAGGCGCTGGTTACCCAGGCCTGCGTGGAACTGTCCCGCTACCTGCGCGAGCAGGACGACCGGGGTGCGAAAGGCGGGCTTGCGCCCTGGCGGATGCGGATCGTCGAGCAGGAAATCGCGCGCAATCCCGGTCGGGCGAGCGTTGAGGCCATCGCGCAGAAATGCGGTTTCTCGGTCAGGCAGCTCAGCCGGGCCTTCCGCGCCAGCCGCGGGCAGACGCTGGCCGACTATATCGCCGGCAATCGCATCGGCCTGGCGCGAGAGATGCTGGAGGACGGGGCGAGCATCAAGCACACCGCCCATGCCGCCGGCTATTCCTCCCCCTGCAACTTCGCGACTGCGTTCCAGCGCGAGATCGGCTGCACCCCGCGCGTCTACCGCGCGCGCCAGCTCGCCCGCGCCTGA
- a CDS encoding helix-turn-helix domain-containing protein: MRKSTEPEKAKIAERVLEVLDCFAATNRALTVTDIVHRYERPQSSTSELLKTLVRMGILYRDPETRTYVPTPRLATLGRCLQPEPIGSGRLFAYMDRLGQAARCGVGLFGMLGTQVQLLHWASALPDPTPKIFCGVSTRLSSSAAGMLLLSALGGDRASKVLWRLHAEATKPAERFDLAEARQTVNQFERSGRGIGPSGFSADTQVAAILLPGFAGDRSLALGTVYLSSDGHDPLAMLATLEMGARAGFALEETGAPPFVSGVNEAG, translated from the coding sequence TTGAGAAAATCGACAGAGCCCGAGAAGGCCAAGATCGCCGAACGCGTGCTGGAGGTTCTCGACTGCTTCGCGGCGACCAACCGCGCGCTCACGGTTACCGATATCGTCCACCGCTATGAGCGTCCGCAATCGAGTACCTCGGAACTGCTGAAAACCCTGGTGCGGATGGGCATCCTCTACCGCGATCCCGAGACTCGCACCTATGTTCCGACCCCGCGACTGGCGACCCTCGGCCGCTGCCTGCAGCCCGAGCCGATCGGCTCGGGACGGCTGTTCGCCTATATGGACCGGCTGGGCCAAGCCGCGCGCTGCGGCGTCGGGCTCTTCGGCATGCTGGGCACGCAGGTCCAGCTGCTGCACTGGGCCAGCGCCCTGCCCGACCCGACCCCCAAGATCTTCTGCGGCGTCAGCACGCGGCTGTCGTCGAGCGCCGCGGGCATGCTGCTGCTCTCGGCGCTGGGCGGAGACCGGGCGAGCAAGGTGCTCTGGCGGCTGCATGCAGAGGCGACCAAGCCGGCCGAACGCTTCGATCTGGCCGAAGCCAGGCAGACCGTGAACCAGTTCGAGCGCAGCGGCCGCGGCATCGGGCCCTCGGGCTTCTCGGCGGACACCCAGGTCGCGGCGATCCTGCTGCCGGGCTTCGCCGGCGACCGCAGCCTCGCGCTGGGCACCGTGTACCTGTCGAGCGACGGCCACGATCCGCTGGCCATGCTGGCGACGCTCGAAATGGGAGCACGGGCCGGGTTCGCGCTGGAGGAGACCGGCGCGCCTCCTTTCGTCAGCGGGGTCAACGAGGCAGGGTAA